One Skermanella sp. TT6 genomic window, CGTCGAGCAATTCTGGCGCGAGGGGCGCCACCGTCCCGTTCCAGCGGCCCGCCATGACGGCGGCGTCGCCCCGCAGCGCCTCGCGGCTGCCGAGCAGCCCGACCCGCACCGACCATCCCTGCCCCGCAAGCAGGCGGGCGACCACGAAACCGTCGCCGCCGTTGTTGCCGGGCCCGCAGAGCACGGCCACGGTGCCGGGCGGCCGGCGGGCCGCGACGGCCCGGGCGACGGCGGCCCCGGCCGCCTCCATCAGGGTTTCGCCGGAGACGCCGCCCTCGATCGTGAGCGCGTCCGCACGATACATCTCGGCGACCGTCAGCAAAGCGTTCTGTGCTGCCATCGGAGAACTCCCGGTTCGAACTCGGCCATGTCGGCCGGCCGCATGCCGGCAGAACGGCGTGGGGCGCAGCATAACAGCCCGCACTCCCCAAGGGGGGCCGCAGGATGCGCCGACTTCGCCTGGACCTGAAGTGAATTTCCCGGGACGGGATGGGGCGACGGATGGGACTCGAACCCACGACCACTCGGACCACAACCGAGGGCTCTACCAACTGAGCTACCGCCGCCACCGTTGGGGCCGTGTCTATGCCAAATCGCCGGAGCCCCGTCAAGGGACGAAATCGACCTCCGGCGGCCGAAGCGCCACGCGGCGGCGTGACATGTCAAGCTGCACACTGTTTAGGCAATATGCACACCGGTTCATCAGATCCGTGCCGGCTGCGGCGGCAGGCGCTGCTGCGGAAAGGCCGTCCCGCGTGTTCCGGCAAGGCAATCGGGCGTTGGCATGCCCCGTGCTTTACGGGATGATGAGCACCGCTCGGTGGCGCGCCGCCATCCACGGGGAGTCGTTGATCAGCATCATGAAAAAAATCGAAGCCATCATTAAGCCGTTCAAGCTCGACGAAGTGAAGGAAGCCCTTCACGAGGTCGGCATCAAGGGCATTACCGTCACCGAGGCCAAGGGCTTCGGGCGGCAGAAGGGTCATACGGAATTGTACCGTGGCGCGGAATACGTCGTGGACTTCCTGCCGAAGGTGAAGATCGAGGTGGTGATGGACGACAGTCTGGTCGACCGCGCCATCGAGGCCATCCAGACGGCTGCCCACACCGGCCGCATCGGCGACGGCAAGATCTTCGTGACTCCGGTCGAGGAAGTCGTCCGGATTCGAACCGGCGAGAAGGGAAGCGACGCCGTCTGACGCGCATCGACCGTCCCCGACCGCTCCACCCCATTCGGACGGCCCACGGCGATTCGCGCGCAGCGCGGAAAGCCGCCGCGGCCGATCCCGGATAAGACCTTGGCGCCGGCCGATCCCGGCCGCGCGTCCGGCTCCATCGACATCGCGGGCAAAGCCGGCCGGACAGCCACGTCGCCGCAATTCCGCTGACGGATAAGCTGTGGATTGTGCGTCCGGAAAGGTCGTGACATAACAACGCCCGCGCGCGTCACCAAAATCGGTTTCTCCCCGTCCTCCTCGGCGGGAGCGAGCCAGCGTCAACCATAGAAACGGATCCCGAGGCATGTCTGACATCAGCAAGGTCTTCGACCTGATCAAGGAACACGACGTCAAGTACGTCGACCTTCGCTTCACCGACCCGCGCGGCAAGCTGCAGCACACCGCGCAGCACGTCTCCACGATGAACGAAGAAGCCTTCACCGACGGCATCATGTTCGACGGTTCATCGATAGCGGGCTGGAAGGCGATCAACGAGTCCGACATGACCCTGATGCCGGACGCGGCGACCGCGGTGATGGACCCGTTCGCGGCCCAGCCGATGCTGAACATCTTCTGCGACGTGTACGAGCCCTCCAGCGGCCAGCCCTACAACCGCGACCCGCGCTCGATCGCCAAGGCGGCCCAGGCGCACATGGAAGCGGCCGGCATCGGCGACACCGCCTATTTCGGTCCGGAAGCCGAGTTCTTCGTGTTCGACGACGTCCGCTACGAAGTCTCGATGAACCAGTGCTTCTACAAGATCGACAGCGAGGAAGGCCCGTACATCACCGGCAAGGAACTCCCCGAGGGCAACCTGGGCCACCGCCCGGCCGTCAAGGGCGGCTACTTCCCGGTTCCGCCGATCGACTCGGGGCAGGACCTGCGCGCCGAGATGCTGACCGTCCTGGGCGAGATGGGCGTCGAGATCGAGAAGCACCACCACGAGGTGGCCGCTTCCCAGCACGAGCTCGGCATCAAGTTCGACACGCTGGTCAAGACCGCCGACAACATGCAGCAGTTCAAGTATGTCGTGCATAACGTCGCCGCGGCCTACGGCAAGACCGCGACGTTCATGCCGAAGCCGGTCTACGGCGACAACGGCTCGGGCATGCACTGCCACCAGTCGATCTGGAAGGATGGCCAGCCGATCTTCGCCGGCTCGGGCTACGCCGACCTGTCCGACCTAGCGCTGTACTACATCGGCGGCATCATCAAGCACGCCCGCGCGCTGAACGCCTTCACCAACCCGTCGACCAACAGCTACAAGCGTCTGGTTCCGGGCTACGAGGCTCCGGTGCTGCTGGCCTACTCGGCCCGCAACCGCTCGGCGTCCTGCCGCATCCCCTACGTCGCGAGCCCGAAGGGCAAGCGCGTCGAGGTCCGGTTCCCCGATCCGTCGGCCAACCCGTACCTGGCCTTCGCCGCCATGCTGATGGCCGGTCTGGACGGTATCCAGAACAAGATCCATCCCGGCGACGCGATGGACAAGAACCTGTACGACCTGCCTCCGGAAGAGCTGGCCTCGGTCCCGACCGTGTGCGGTTCGCTCCGTCAGGCGCTCGA contains:
- a CDS encoding P-II family nitrogen regulator — protein: MISIMKKIEAIIKPFKLDEVKEALHEVGIKGITVTEAKGFGRQKGHTELYRGAEYVVDFLPKVKIEVVMDDSLVDRAIEAIQTAAHTGRIGDGKIFVTPVEEVVRIRTGEKGSDAV
- the glnA gene encoding type I glutamate--ammonia ligase, whose product is MSDISKVFDLIKEHDVKYVDLRFTDPRGKLQHTAQHVSTMNEEAFTDGIMFDGSSIAGWKAINESDMTLMPDAATAVMDPFAAQPMLNIFCDVYEPSSGQPYNRDPRSIAKAAQAHMEAAGIGDTAYFGPEAEFFVFDDVRYEVSMNQCFYKIDSEEGPYITGKELPEGNLGHRPAVKGGYFPVPPIDSGQDLRAEMLTVLGEMGVEIEKHHHEVAASQHELGIKFDTLVKTADNMQQFKYVVHNVAAAYGKTATFMPKPVYGDNGSGMHCHQSIWKDGQPIFAGSGYADLSDLALYYIGGIIKHARALNAFTNPSTNSYKRLVPGYEAPVLLAYSARNRSASCRIPYVASPKGKRVEVRFPDPSANPYLAFAAMLMAGLDGIQNKIHPGDAMDKNLYDLPPEELASVPTVCGSLRQALDSLEADHEFLTKGDVFAPDMIAAYIELKREEQMAFETSPHPIEYKMYYSV